Sequence from the Clostridiales bacterium genome:
GAAAGTATCGTCCCCGGCATCGGGCATGATATCGTCTCGCTGCCTTCAGCAGGCTTTGCGTTCGCGGGTTCAGTGCTGACAGGTTTTTGTTCAGGCACAGCCTTTTCTACAGTCTTTTTTGGTTCCGGCTCCTCTTTTTTATCAGTTGCCGTTTCAACTGATGCAGGCACAGGCGATGGTTTTACAGTTAATGGTTTTGGCGCAGGCGATACTGCAACCGGTGCTGTATGAATTGGCGGCGCTGCATATGCAGGCGTCCCTCCTAATTCTTCGACTTCAACTTCATATGATTTTCCATTTACAGTAACCTTGAACTTCTTCATACTAAATCCCTCCATCATTAAAATCTTGAACTCATGACATCCTGACGTCCGGCTTTTGCCCAGGATGGCACCTGCGGTTCTACTCTTTTTATAGTCTTTACTATTATGTCCGATACTGATCTTCCAAGATATGATGCAACTGCTGCGGATATTACGGCTACAAGCTGCTCATCATCATCTTCATCCTTCCATGCAACTTGATCGGCTTTAGCATCGTTTACTTTCTTGCTCTTATTCATAATGTCAATTATTACATGCTGAAGCTTTATAATATAACTAAACCCAATAAGAACTATGCATATAATCGCTATTGCTATTCCTAAAGATAGTTTATCTCCCATTTATGGCACCTCTTTTAAACTCAATTACACAGGAAAATTCCCGTGCTTTTTAGAGAAGCTGCTGTCCCGCTTGCTCTGCAGCATTTCAAATGCGGCTGCAAGCCTCTGCCTTGACTCCGACGGTATTATAACATCGTCCACATATCCTCTTTGCGCAGCAATATATGGTGTCGCAAATTCGTCCCTGTATTCCCTTATCTTCGAACTTATTTCCTCTTCAGGATCCAGTGACGATTCTATCTCTTTTTTAAAGATTATGTTTGCAGCTCCCTCGGGGCCCATTACCGCTATTTCAGCAGAAGGCCATGCATACACGATATCCGCTCCCAAATCCTTGCTGCACATGGCAAGGTATGCACCACCATATGCTTTCCTTACGATCATGGTAACCTTCGGCACCGTTGCTTCCGAATATGCATAAAGCAACTTGGCTCCATGCCTTATTATTCCGCCATATTCCTGGCTTGTTCCCGGAAGAAAACCCGGAACATCCACTATATTCAAAAGCGGTATATTAAATGCATCACATGTTCTGATAAATCTTGAAGCCTTGTCGGATGCATTTATGTCAAGACTGCCGGCCAGAACATCAGGCTGATTTGCAACAATACCGATAGACCTTCCATTTATCCTTGCAAATCCTGTTATTATATTCTGAGCAAAATACTGCTGAACTTCAAAGAAGTCGGCATTATCGACTATTCTTGTTATTATCTCTTTCATATCATAAGGTGTGTTTGCGTTATTCGGAATTATGCCATCAAACTCGTATATTTTTCTGTTCAGATCATCCGATGCCGGATATTCAGGTGGATTTTCCATATTATTGGATGGCAAAAAGCTTATCAGCTTCTTGATCTGTGCAAAACATGAGCTTTCATCAGGTGCTATAAAATGTGCGACACCTGAAGTGGTGTTATGCGTCGCTGCACCGCCAAGCTCTTCGGCGGATACTTCCTCACCCGTTACTGCCTTTATTACCTTAGGGCCTGTTATAAACATCTTGCTTGTCTTATCAACCATAAATATAAAATCCCCGAGTGCCGGCGAATATACGGCTCCTCCCGCACATGGCCCCAGTATCGCCGATATCTGCGGTATCACTCCCGAAGCTCTCGTATTTCTGAAGAATATCTTTCCGTATCCGGACAGAGCGTCTACACCCTCCTGTATTCTCGCGCCGCCTGAATCGTTAAGTCCTATTACAGGTGCCCCCATTTTAACGGCCATATCGATTATCCTGCAGATTTTTTCTGCATGCATTTCCCCAAGGGAACCGCCAATTACTGTAAAGTCCTGGGCATATACATAAACCAAACGGCCGTCTATCGTTCCGTAACCGGTCACAACGCCTTCCGCCGGTGCTTCGATGTTTGCCATATTGAAACTGTTGCACCTGTGTTTCACAAATGCACCGACCTCAACAAAGCTTCCCTGGTCAAGAAGTGCATTTATCCTCTCCCTGGCAAACATTTTACCCTTTTCATGCTGCTTCTGAATCTTATCCAGGCCACCGCCTTTTTCAATTTTTTGTTTTTGCGAAACTAATTCATCGATTTTGCCCATATATTTTCCCCCCTATGGATATAGTTTTGCGGCAGATCAATATAAAAATATCAGTCATATTACATATGAGTCATTAAATGAAATCTTTTATCTAAGAAAACAACATGCCGGCAAGCTAGCCGGTTGAGTTTCCTGTAAATACTCCACTTCTATTCTCCATTTTGAATTTAATTTATTTGGTTTGTATTATTCTGTCCATACTGGTTGATTATTGTCCCACTTACAAAATTCATTATACCTAAATAATGATAGCACATACCATGTAATCCTGGCAATAGACGAAACTATAGAAACTACAAGAGTTATATATTTTATATTTGGATACAATTATCTATAATTACATCAATTTAACATCGTACAAAGGTATCGAACAGCATCCTTAACTTTTCTATCGGTATTTTCCCGGAATCCGAAGACTTCAAACCCGATGCAAAAGTTACCGATGAGCCAAAATAAACCCCTGCAAAACGGCTTATATTTCCTATTCGTGACATCGATATATCTATCTCAGGTATCGAGCCGTATTTTTCTTTAAACGTCAAAGCACTGTTAAAAAGCGCAATTACATCGAAATAGTTCTTTGGCTTTACAGCTATTTTTACGATATCCGCTCCTTCATTCTGCGCCTCAACAAGCTTAGACAGCATGAGCGTCTCCTTTGGAGTTTCTTTAAAATTATAATATGAAACTATCGTATATATGCCGTTTCTTTTCGACATATCGATTATTTCCCTGCATTTTTGAATCTCAATATCCACGATATCAATAAGTCCCGCCCTTATAACCTTGTCTATAATGCCGATTCTTTTATCTTCTTCTATTGCAGCATGGCCGCCTTCCTCATCGGACCGAAGAGCAAATATTAAAGGAAATTGTGGAATAGTTCTTTTTATGTAATCAAGTACCGACAATATTGAGTTTAAATCATGTACATTGCTGTAAAAATCGGCTCTCCATTCGACCATGTCCGGTTTTTTATCCTTTACATACTCACATTCTTCGACGACCTCATCATTATTCATCGGCATGATAGGAATGCATATAAGAGGTTTATCGCCTCCTATTATCTTCCCTTTAATATTTATTGTTTTAATATTCAAAATATCTCCTCCAAAGCAATCAAAACAGACCTGTTATTACACCATTCTCATCTATGTCTATATTTTCAGCTGCCGGTACCTTCGGAAGTCCAGGCATTGTCATTATGTTGCCCGTGAGTGCGACTACAAACCCCGCACCGTTTGAAATCCTGACTTCTTTTACAGTCACATCAAAATCCTGCGGCCTTCCAACCAGGGACGGATCATCCGAAAGGGAATATTGTGTCTTCGCCATACAGACAGGCACTTTATCAAGTCCGAGCTTTTCGATTTCGCCTATCTCCTTTTCCGCAGCCTTTGTGAATATAACATCGCGTCCTCCGTAAATCTCCCTTACGATAATATTTATCTTATCCTTTATTGGGAGGCTTTCATCGTATAACAATCTGAAATCATTGTTCCCCCCGGCATTTATAGCATCTATGACTTTTCCGGCAAGGTCTACGCCGCCGGCTCCTCCTTTTTTATATACCTCGCATAACGAAACGGGTACACCCAACATATTGCACTTTTTCGTTAAAATATCGATCTCATTTTCAGTATCGCTTTCAAACCTGTTTATGGCAACGACTACAGGTATATTGTATTTTTTCATATTTTCTATCGCCTTTTCAAGGTTACAGAATCCCCGGTTTAGGGCATCGATATTTTCTTCCATAAGAAGTTCTTTTGAGACACCCCCATGGTGTTTAAGGGCCCTTACGGTCGCAACGATTACCGCACAGGAAGGCTTCAATTTCGCATACCTGCATTTTATATCCATGAACTTCTCTGCGCCGAGATCCGCGCCGAAACCTGCCTCCGTGACAACGTAGTCTGCAAGTTTCAAGCCCATTTTCGTTGCAAGTATGCTGTTGCATCCATGGGCAATATTTGCAAAAGGCCCGCCGTGCACAAACGCAGGAGTATTTTCGAGAGTCTGTACAAGATTTGGCTTTATGGCATCCTTCATCAGCAAGGCAGCCGCTCCCTGTACTTTAAGATCTCTTACAAAAACAGGATCGCCTTTCATATTATATGCCACGAGTATTTTAGCTATCCTCTCTTTTAGGTCGGAAAGATTCTTCGAAAGGCATAGTATGGCCATAATCTCGGATGCGACGGTTATCATAAATGAATCTTCCCTCGGAAAACCGTTTGCTTTCCCTCCAAGACCCACAACAATGTTTCTAAGAGCCCTGTCATTCATGTCCATGACTCTTTTAAACATTATCCTCCTCGAGTCTATCGAAAGCTCATTCCCTTGATGGATGTGGTTGTCGATAGCCGCTGCAATCAGATTGTTTGCAGAAGTTATGGCATGCATGTCGCCCGTAAAATGCAGGTTTATATCCTCCATGGGAACGACCTGGGCATACCCGCCCCCTGCAGCACCGCCTTTTATGCCGAATACAGGGCCAAGGGAAGGTTCCCTTAACGCTATGCATACATTTTTGCCTGTTCTCTTCAGTGCATCGCCAAGCCCCACCGTTACGGTGGATTTCCCCTCTCCAAAGGGAGTCGGATTTATTGAAGTTACAAGTATGAGCTTCCCGTCATTTTTATTTCCGAGCCTCTTTAAAAGATCGAGGTTTATCTTTGCCTTATACCTTCCATAAAGTTCGATCTCATCCTCTTTGATTCCAATGCCCTTGGCAATATCCAGAATAGGTTTCATCTTAGAGTGCTGAGCTATTTGAATATCAGTTTCCAATCCCGTCCCTCCAAGCATATTTTAATATATCAATTTTATCACATTTTGGCCAATTTTTTTAAAGAAAGCTCTTTTATTTTAGCAAGGAGGTTTTCGCTCTCATTCTCCAGATATTCAACTCTCTTCTCCATATCAGCGGCATAATTTTTATCATCAATACTTTTTATATTAATTCTCACGTTGCATAATGCTCCATTTAATGCCGCATATCCTAAAAATCCCCCGCAGGAGGCATCGCTTAACGCGCTTTTTCGCCCTTGCTCCAGCATATTTATGGACATCTTCATGACATCGACGGATAAATAAGCTATCCTTAGCGGAAGAGCGGACGCCCCTTTTAATGCATCCTGTATCGCGCCTGATCTTTCGCGCTTTTCATCGGCCGTATCCTTTGGAAGCCTATAAGCCTCAAGTACCATATTAAACGCTTCAACATCTTCATCGATCCCACATTTTAGCTCATCCATCAATTTTATGCTTGCATTTACCATGCTCTCCATTTTATCTTTACCATCGTTATTCTCGCATTTCGATATGGATATTTCTCCCACCATCGAGTTCATCGCAGCTCCCAGTGCTGCGGATAATGCACATACCGATCCTCCGCCGGGAGCGGCATTTGATTGCGAAGCCCTTCGTAAATAGTCCCTAAGCGAAATGTCCAGCAGCATTTTACCACTTTCCTCTCACATTTTATCCAATTTATAATTTCTGTACACGTTTATTTTAAAGCTGCATATCCATACAAGTCAATCTATTTAGAAACCTCGGTTCGTAATATGAACTTATGTTGTTTTGAGTACTCATTCTCGCTCAAAATAACATAATCACATTTATGCCTGATTTCAAACTGCGAATTGAAGATCTAGAAACAGTTTGTGAAATTCGTTAAAACTGGAAGGTTGACAGATCGAAGAACAATTTGTCATAATATTATTAGTAAAGTATTTTTTAGGGAACATTAACTTCAACGGACGGTATAGACGAACATAACCGGGATAATATTTTTCAAATATAAAATATATTTCCCGTGGAGTCTACAAAAAGTTTTTATTTTTTTAAAACATGTGTTAAAATATTGTCAGATGCCGGTTGGCATGACTAAAATATCTTATTATATTAATGAACTTTTACTGGAGGTAAAATAAATGTACAGGATATTGGAAAAAAAAGTATTGGCTCCGGATATTTATTTTATGAAATTGAGTGCCCCAAGAATTGCAAGATCCGCAAAGCCGGGACAGTTCCTGATAGTTAAAGCAGATGAAGAGGGAGAAAGGATACCCCTTACAATATGCGACTATAACAGCAAAGAGGGTACTGTTGCGATAGTATTTCAAGCTGTTGGCTCTTCAACTAATGAAATGGCTTCATATGAGGAAGGCGAAAGTTTTTCCGATGTAGTGGGTCCTTTGGGAAATCCTTCCGAATTTGTCGGGGAAGATATAGATGAGCTTAAATCCCAAAAATTTATGTTCGTCGCGGGAGGAGTAGGCACTGCCCCTATATACCCGCAGGTTAAATGGCTGCATGAGCATGGGATAAATGCCGATGTTATAATAGGTACCAGAACAAAAAAACTCTTACTTTTCGAAAATGAAATGAGGAGCGTAGCAAGGAACTTATATATAGCAACTGATGACGGCTCATATGGTTTTAACGGTCTGGTAACAGGTTTGCTGGAAGATCTCATAAAGAAAGGTCACCATTACGACAAAGTCATAACTATAGGTCCCATGATTATGATGAAATTTGTATCAAAACTTACAAAAAAGTATGGTATAAAAACTATTGCAAGTTTGAACTCCATCATGGTGGATGGTACGGGAATGTGCGGAGCCTGCCGTGTAACCGTCGGAAATGTCACAAAATTCACGTGTATCGACGGTCCGGAATTCGATGCTCATTTGATAGATTTCGACGAAGCTATGAGAAGGCAGACAATGTATAAGACAGAAGAAGGAAAAAAGAAAATAGAGGATGAAGAAAGAAGAGAAGGGCATAAATGCCGTATAGGATTGGATGGTGACAGATGATGGATAGAATGAAGAGGACTCCTGTCCGCGAGCAGGATCCCAAGGAAAGAATAAAAAACTTTAATGAAGTAAGCTTTGGATACAATGAAGAGGAAGCTGTAAAGGAAGCCAGCAGATGCCTTAACTGCAAAAAGCCGATGTGTGTTACAAACTGTCCTGTATCCATAAGCATACCAAAATTTATACACTGCGTGAAAAACCGTGACTTCAAGGAAGCTGCGAGAATAATCGCCGAGTCAAGCGCACTGCCGGCCGTATGCGGCAGGGTATGCCCGCAGGAAACGCAATGTGAGGGGAAATGCGTACTGGGAATTAAAGGTGAACCTATAGCAATCGGCAAACTTGAGAGATTTGTAGCCGATTGGTCAAGAGAACACGATATAAGTTTCACCGACATTAAAGAAAAAAAGAACAAAAAGGTTGCGGTAATAGGCAGCGGCCCTTCCGGACTTACCTGTGCCGGAGACCTTGCCAAAATGGGATACGATGTTACAATCTTTGAGGCATTGCATAAGGCAGGCGGTGTTTTAGTATACGGAATACCGGAATTCAGGCTGCCAAAGGATACGGTCGTAAAACATGAAATCAATAATTTAAAGAAATTAGGCGTCCACATCGAGACGGATGTTTTAATAGGAAGGACGATAACCGTTGACCAGCTTCTGAATGAAGAGGGTTTCGATGCCGTATTCATAGGCTCGGGCGCAGGGCTTCCTAAATTTATGGGAATACCCGGTGAGAATTTGAACGGCGTATTCTCTGCAAACGAATTCTTAACGAGAAGCAACCTGATGAAGGCATATAGAGAAGATTATTCCACCCCCATTAAAGCAGGTAAAATAACAGCCGTAGTAGGTGGAGGAAACGTCGCAATGGATGCTGCAAGGACAGCGCTCAGGTTGGGTTCGACAGTGCATATAGTATACAGGAGATCTTTTGAGGAAATCCCTGCAAGAGCTGAAGAAGTCCAGCATGCAAAGGATGAAGGTGTAATATTCGATATTCTAACCAATCCTGTTGAAATAATAGGTGATGAAAAAGGCTGGGTCAAGGGAATTAAATGCGTAAGAATGAAGCTTGGAGAGCCTGATGAATCCGGTAGAAAAAGGCCTGTAAAAATTGAAGGCTCCGAATTTATAATGGATGTTGATACGGTAATAATGGCACTTGGAACGTCTCCAAACCCTCTTATCGCATCAACCACAAAGGGCCTTGAGACAAATAAAAGAAACTGCATAGTGGCTGAGGAAGAAACAGGCCTTACATCAAGAAATGGAATATACGCCGGAGGAGATGCCGTAACGGGATCCGCAACAGTTATACTCGCAATGGGAGCTGGTAAAAAAGCTGCTAAAGCCATAGATGAATATCTTAGCAAATAATATTTTAAGCAAATAAAAAAGAGGCAAATGCCTCTTTTTTATTTGCTATCTTAAACCGCCGCGTTAAATACCTCTTCAAACTCTTCTGCTTCAAGCTTTTCTTTCTCGAGAAGAGCCCCAGCCACTTTTTCAAGTTTGTTCATATTTTGTTTCAACAATGTTTCAGCCTTATGATAAGAATCCTCGATTATATTTCTTATTTCCTTATCTATCTGAGCTGCCACCTCTTCGCTGTAGTCCCTGCCCCTTGTAAAGTCACGGCCCAAAAACACCTCATCGCGCGGACTTCCAAACGTCATAGGTCCAAGCCTATCGCTCATGCCATACTCTGTTACCATCTTTCTTGCAAGAGTTGTAGCCCTTTCAATATCATTTGTCGCTCCTGTGCTTATATCGTTAAGCACAAGTTTTTCGGCTGCGCGGCCGCCAAGCAGACCGATAATCTCAATGGATAAATCCGATTTAGACGTATAATTTTTATCCTCTTCAGGAAGCTGAAGGGTATAACCTCCCGCTCTCCCCCTCGGTATTATACTGATCTGATGTATAGGGTTCGCACCAGGCAGAAGCTTCATAACCACGGCATGGCCGGCCTCATGGAATGCTGTAAGCCTTTTTTCCTTTTCGCTCATAACCTTGCTTCTTTTTTCAGGACCTGCAAGCACTCTTGTTATGGATTCCTCAAGTTCCTGCATGCCTATCATTTTTTTATTTTTCCTCACAGCCAAAAGCGCTGCTTCATTCATAAGGTTCTCCAGGTCCGCACCTGTAAATCCGGGAGTTCTCTTTGCCAGTATCGAAAGATCAACTTCACTTTCAAGAGGTTTACCTTTCGAATGCACCTTTAGTATTGCTTCTCTTCCCTTTATATCGGGAATACCCACGACAATCTGCCTGTCAAACCTGCCCGGACGCAGAAGCGCCGGATCGAGTACATCAGGTCTGTTTGTCGCAGCGATTATTATAACACCTTCGTTTACTCCAAATCCATCCATCTCAACCAATAACTGATTTAACGTCTGTTCTCTTTCATCATGTCCGCCGCCAAGACCTGCACCTCTTTGCCTTCCGACGGCATCTATCTCATCTATAAATACGATGCTTGGGGAATTCTTTTTTGCCTGTTCGAATAGATCTCTCACCCTCGATGCTCCAACACCGACAAACATCTCAACAAAGTCAGAACCGCTTATGCTGAAAAACGGCACCCCCGCCTCACCTGCGACAGCTTTTGCAAGGAGCGTTTTACCTGTTCCCGGAGGCCCTACTAATAAAACGCCTCTGGGTATCCTTGCCCCAAGCTCAATATAGCGCCTCGGCTCTTTTAAAAAGTCAACTATCTCCTCAAGCTCAGCCTTTTCTTCATCTGCCCCTGCCACATCGTCAAAAGTCACTCTCTTTTTTTCATTTGTCACCATACGGGCTCTGCTTTTACCAAAGGACATAACTCCGCGTCCTCCGCCACCGCTCTGTGACTGCTGCCAGAAGATAAACCAAAATGCTATTATAAAAATGACAAGAACTACCGTAGGAAGCATTGTAACCCAAAACGGCAAAGGTTGTGTGGGAATATCGGCAATCTTTATGGATTCATCAGGTATATTATTCTGTGTCATTATATCTTTTACATCTTTATAAAAATCCCTTCCATCCAGCACCAGTACATTAAACTGCTCTCCGGATTTAAGTACCCCTGTTACCTTTGTTTCAGCGATATTTAATTCACTTACCTGCTTTTGTTTTACAGCCGTCAGCAATTCGCTTTTAGTCATGTCTTTTTTTGTCTTTCCACCACTACTGAATATATCTGCAGCTAAAAAAATCGCAATAATTATCAATATCCACAGGCTGGCACTACGAAGCATTTTTTTCATAGCTAGCCCCCCTTTCTAATCTAGCATGTTTTTAACAATTATTAATTTTAGCATAACAAAATAGCAAATACAAATATTTGTTTACTTTACCTTCAATCCATAATTTGAAATCAGGCATAAATAGGATTATGTTATTTTGAGCGGCGAATAAGTGTTCAAAATGACATAAGTTCATATTACGAATCGAAGTTACTTTACTCCGGTTACATATTTTATATTCAAAAAATAATTATTCCAATCAAGGCTAAAGAAATTATTTCGTTTCATACACTTCTTTCTTAAGTATTCCGATAAACGGAAGATTTCTGTATCTTTCTGCATAATCAAGCCCGTATCCTATAACAAATGCATCTGGGATTTTGAAGCCTTCATATTTGATATCAAGGTTAACCATTCTTCTGTCCGGCTTATCCAAAAGGCAGCATATTTCAACATCTGCAGGCTTTCTCGAATTCAGATTGCCGAGCAGATACTTCAACGTATACCCCGTATCTATGATATCTTCGACGATCAAAACATGCTTGTTCTCGATATCTGAATCCAGATCCTTCAATATCCTCACAACACCGGATGATTGGGTAGAGCTTCCATAGCTCGATACAGCCATAAAATCCATAGTGCAGTCAACTGTTATTTCCCTCATAAGATCTGCCATAAAGGGTACGGATCCCTTTAATACTCCTATAAGCATGAGATCTTTATTTTCATAATCCTTTGAAATTTGTTTGCCAAGCTCGGCTATTCTCTCGGCAAGCCTCTCTTTTGTTATCAAAACTTCCTGTACATCATCATTTAGCATTTTATTAAACCCCCAACCTTTTATACGCGAGTTTCAACACTCTTCTTGTGTTTTCATCGATCTTAAAACTGTCACTCATCTTTAACCCCACAGCCCATAAAATTTCTCTTCCACAGGATATCAAAGGTACTTTATTCCTTTCATTCCTCGGAATCTTGCTGTCTATAAATATTTCCTTCAACTTCTTTTTATATCTCATTCCTAATGGTACTATGCAATCCCCATCATGCCTTGATCTTACATATAGCTTATACTTTATTTTATCATAATCAAAATATTTAACAAATGAATCCGCCTTTTTATAATCAATATCACTGCCTATGATTTCAGCTCTTATCTCTCCTCCGATCTCAGGAATTTTCGTAACGCCCGGTACCGACATATCATAACAAAACGGCCTTATACTACCATTGCCGGATTTATCGATACATAAGATTTCATAGCTTATAATAGCTTTAATATCGCCGGGAAGTTCAACGGCACCTCCTGTAGCGCCCTGCTTAATTATAGAAAGTATCAGTTCTATGTGTTTATTTTCTATTTCATTTAAATCTCCCTTGACAGAAAATATAGCCCTCCTTATTATTCTTTTTTTTATTGAATCATGCAAATTCCGGATGTCATTTATATTTATATCCACACGATGGTTTTTTATATATGCAATCTTTTCAAAAATCCCATCGGAATATTCATTTATAAAATCATTGTCCTCAGATACCAAACTTGCCGTATTTGAAAGTGATAGTTCAATTCTTTTATTAAAGTTTTTTTTAATATATGGAATCAGTTCAAGCCTTATTTTATTTCTCGTATAAACAGGTACGAAGTTGGTTCTGTCAATCCTCGGGGCAATATCGTTTTCCCTGCAATATTTTTCTATATCTTCTCTCATCGTAAACAGCAGCGGCCTTATATAAAGCATGTCGCGAACAGGCTTTATTCCGCACAGTCCGTCAAGTCCCGCACCCCTTATCATCCTCATCAGTATAGTTTCCGCCTGATCATTCATATTGTGGGCAAGCGCAATTTTATTAGCTCCTATTTTTTTCGCGATATCACAAAAAAAAATGTACCTTTCTCTTCTGCCTGCCTCCTCAGTGGATAACCCATCTTTTTCGGCCATACTATTTATATCGGCATATTTGATCGAATAAGGTATATTAAATTTTATGCAAAAATTTTTAACATACTCAGTATCAAGATCGGCTTCCATTCCCCGCAGCATGTGATTTAAATGGGCGGCATGAATCTTCAAACAATATTCATCTTTTAAGGTATATAAAAGATGGAGCAGTGCCATGGAATCCGGCCCGCCGGATACCCCGACAACCACTACATCACCTTTTTTCAGCATATTATATTTTTTAATTGTATTTAAAGCGCTCTGTAACATAATTTCACCCGAGTCAATTTTCAATAGCGACCAAAGTTTTAGTACAAGTATATATGAATATAATATATTTTATCATATATTTTGTAAACACTATAATAAAATTCTCTCCCTATAACGCAAAATATATTCTACAGCGGATAGCAAATATAAAAGAACGGGGAGGTTATTTCCCCATTCTTTTATAAGACTTGCCATATTTTAGATACCATTACGGTCATATCATCAGGTATGCCTCCTTTATTTCTTTCCTTTGCTTTTTCTATTATCATGTTTGCAATTTCCTGGGGATTTTTGCTTTTAATCTCTTCAAGGATGCCTATGACCCATTCCGTGTCAACCTTACCTCCCACATCCAAGACTCCATCTGTCATCATAATAACAAAATCCCCATCCGACAGCCTTTCCTTTTTTATTTCCAGATCGACATCATTTAATATGCCTATGGGAAGGGTAGTGGAATTAATTGTTTCTATAGTCCCGTTCTCTCTTTTTATAAAAGTGGATACTGCTCCTATTTTTATAAACTCGATATCCCCAGTGTAAAGATCTGCAACTGCAAGATCTATCGTAGCATATTCATCATCCTGTGATCTTAAAACCATAGCGGAATTTATCGCCTTGAGAGCAGTCGATTTATCAAAGCCGGCTTCAAGATATTTCTCAAGAAGACTTACGGCAGCATTGCTTTCAATTGCTGCGGCGGGTCCGGTGCCCATGC
This genomic interval carries:
- a CDS encoding biotin/lipoyl-binding protein, coding for MKKFKVTVNGKSYEVEVEELGGTPAYAAPPIHTAPVAVSPAPKPLTVKPSPVPASVETATDKKEEPEPKKTVEKAVPEQKPVSTEPANAKPAEGSETISCPMPGTILSVNVKEGDTVKKRDVLFILEAMKMENEIMAPRDGRVTKVGVEKGASVNTGDLLAIIE
- a CDS encoding OadG family protein — encoded protein: MGDKLSLGIAIAIICIVLIGFSYIIKLQHVIIDIMNKSKKVNDAKADQVAWKDEDDDEQLVAVISAAVASYLGRSVSDIIVKTIKRVEPQVPSWAKAGRQDVMSSRF
- a CDS encoding carboxyl transferase domain-containing protein, which translates into the protein MGKIDELVSQKQKIEKGGGLDKIQKQHEKGKMFARERINALLDQGSFVEVGAFVKHRCNSFNMANIEAPAEGVVTGYGTIDGRLVYVYAQDFTVIGGSLGEMHAEKICRIIDMAVKMGAPVIGLNDSGGARIQEGVDALSGYGKIFFRNTRASGVIPQISAILGPCAGGAVYSPALGDFIFMVDKTSKMFITGPKVIKAVTGEEVSAEELGGAATHNTTSGVAHFIAPDESSCFAQIKKLISFLPSNNMENPPEYPASDDLNRKIYEFDGIIPNNANTPYDMKEIITRIVDNADFFEVQQYFAQNIITGFARINGRSIGIVANQPDVLAGSLDINASDKASRFIRTCDAFNIPLLNIVDVPGFLPGTSQEYGGIIRHGAKLLYAYSEATVPKVTMIVRKAYGGAYLAMCSKDLGADIVYAWPSAEIAVMGPEGAANIIFKKEIESSLDPEEEISSKIREYRDEFATPYIAAQRGYVDDVIIPSESRQRLAAAFEMLQSKRDSSFSKKHGNFPV
- the aroD gene encoding type I 3-dehydroquinate dehydratase, yielding MNIKTINIKGKIIGGDKPLICIPIMPMNNDEVVEECEYVKDKKPDMVEWRADFYSNVHDLNSILSVLDYIKRTIPQFPLIFALRSDEEGGHAAIEEDKRIGIIDKVIRAGLIDIVDIEIQKCREIIDMSKRNGIYTIVSYYNFKETPKETLMLSKLVEAQNEGADIVKIAVKPKNYFDVIALFNSALTFKEKYGSIPEIDISMSRIGNISRFAGVYFGSSVTFASGLKSSDSGKIPIEKLRMLFDTFVRC
- a CDS encoding formate--tetrahydrofolate ligase, producing METDIQIAQHSKMKPILDIAKGIGIKEDEIELYGRYKAKINLDLLKRLGNKNDGKLILVTSINPTPFGEGKSTVTVGLGDALKRTGKNVCIALREPSLGPVFGIKGGAAGGGYAQVVPMEDINLHFTGDMHAITSANNLIAAAIDNHIHQGNELSIDSRRIMFKRVMDMNDRALRNIVVGLGGKANGFPREDSFMITVASEIMAILCLSKNLSDLKERIAKILVAYNMKGDPVFVRDLKVQGAAALLMKDAIKPNLVQTLENTPAFVHGGPFANIAHGCNSILATKMGLKLADYVVTEAGFGADLGAEKFMDIKCRYAKLKPSCAVIVATVRALKHHGGVSKELLMEENIDALNRGFCNLEKAIENMKKYNIPVVVAINRFESDTENEIDILTKKCNMLGVPVSLCEVYKKGGAGGVDLAGKVIDAINAGGNNDFRLLYDESLPIKDKINIIVREIYGGRDVIFTKAAEKEIGEIEKLGLDKVPVCMAKTQYSLSDDPSLVGRPQDFDVTVKEVRISNGAGFVVALTGNIMTMPGLPKVPAAENIDIDENGVITGLF
- a CDS encoding cyclodeaminase/cyclohydrolase family protein; this translates as MLLDISLRDYLRRASQSNAAPGGGSVCALSAALGAAMNSMVGEISISKCENNDGKDKMESMVNASIKLMDELKCGIDEDVEAFNMVLEAYRLPKDTADEKRERSGAIQDALKGASALPLRIAYLSVDVMKMSINMLEQGRKSALSDASCGGFLGYAALNGALCNVRINIKSIDDKNYAADMEKRVEYLENESENLLAKIKELSLKKLAKM
- a CDS encoding sulfide/dihydroorotate dehydrogenase-like FAD/NAD-binding protein, which translates into the protein MYRILEKKVLAPDIYFMKLSAPRIARSAKPGQFLIVKADEEGERIPLTICDYNSKEGTVAIVFQAVGSSTNEMASYEEGESFSDVVGPLGNPSEFVGEDIDELKSQKFMFVAGGVGTAPIYPQVKWLHEHGINADVIIGTRTKKLLLFENEMRSVARNLYIATDDGSYGFNGLVTGLLEDLIKKGHHYDKVITIGPMIMMKFVSKLTKKYGIKTIASLNSIMVDGTGMCGACRVTVGNVTKFTCIDGPEFDAHLIDFDEAMRRQTMYKTEEGKKKIEDEERREGHKCRIGLDGDR